A section of the Centropristis striata isolate RG_2023a ecotype Rhode Island chromosome 7, C.striata_1.0, whole genome shotgun sequence genome encodes:
- the LOC131974374 gene encoding guanine nucleotide-binding protein subunit alpha-14-like: MAGCCVSAEEKENQRINEEIEKQLRRDKKDSRRELKLLLLGTGESGKSTFIKQMRIIHGGGYTDEDKRSYAKLVYQNIFTSMQAMIRAMEALSISFKDPQNQDHANSVLDVEVDKVEEFDQSLAAAVRRLWDDGGIQESYDRRREYQLSDSTKYYLSDLDRISQPSYIPDLQDILRVRVPTTGIIEYPFDMENVIFRMVDVGGQRSERRKWIHCFENVTSIIFLVALSEYDQVLAECDNENRMEESKALFKTIITYPWFQRSSVILFLNKTDILKEKILHSHVATYFPEFTGPQGDPEAAQEFILKMYQEQNPDKDKQLYPHFTCATDTENIRFVFAAVKDTILRHNLKEFNLV, from the exons ATGGCTGGATGTTGTGTGTCTGCGGAGGAGAAAGAGAACCAGAGGATCAACGAGGAGATCGAGAAGCAGCTGCGGAGAGACAAGAAGGACTCCCGCAGGgagctgaagctgctgctgttag GTACTGGAGAGAGTGGAAAGAGTACCTTTATCAAACAAATGAGGATTATCCACGGGGGAGGATACACAGATGAGGACAAGAGAAGCTACGCCAAACTGGTCTACCAGAACATCTTCACGTCCATGCAGGCCATGATCCGAGCCATGGAGGCCCTTAGTATATCTTTCAAGGACCCCCAGAACCAG GACCATGCAAACTCAGTGCTGGACGTGGAGGTGGATAAGGTGGAGGAGTTTGATCAAAGCCTGGCGGCGGCTGTCAGGCGTCTGTGGGACGACGGAGGAATACAGGAGAGCTACGACCGACGCAGAGAATACCAGCTGTCTGACTCCACCAAATA CTATCTTAGTGACCTGGACCGGATTTCACAACCCTCTTATATACCTGACCTGCAGGATATCCTCAGAGTCAGAGTGCCAACCACGGGTATCATCGAATACCCCTTTGACATGGAGAATGTCATCTTCAG GATGGTGGATGttgggggtcagaggtcagagaggaggaagtggaTCCACTGCTTTGAGAACGTCACGTCCATCATCTTCCTTGTGGCGCTCAGCGAGTACGACCAGGTCCTGGCAGAGTGTGATAACGAG AACCGTATGGAGGAGAGCAAGGCCCTGTTCAAAACCATCATCACATACCCCTGGTTCCAGCGCTCCTCTGTCATTCTTTTCCTCAACAAGACTGACATCCTCAAGGAGAAGATCCTGCACTCTCATGTAGCCACATACTTCCCTGAATTCACAG GACCTCAGGGGGATCCGGAGGCAGCTCAAGAATTCATCCTGAAAATGTACCAAGAACAAAACCCTGACAAGGACAAGCAGCTGTACCCTCATTTCACCTGCGCCACGGACACAGAAAACATCCGCTTCGTCTTCGCGGCCGTCAAAGATACCATCCTCAGACACAACCTGAAGGAGTTCAATCTGGTGTAA